A portion of the Leptospira terpstrae serovar Hualin str. LT 11-33 = ATCC 700639 genome contains these proteins:
- a CDS encoding thioredoxin domain-containing protein, whose translation MAFFLLLFVFVSCGEVAKQDSFLPENLPSEEIVKRYLSSDSYLEKLNVHARSLGRTLPEWKDWERSQVTDKEISKYWPKERKSLPQEISDTDSIDHLRESIRIRIVWSRLFHQAGIQWKEKTFETSRADFLKQLDLSFAPKFGSSNAKWVIVEWSDYLCNFCRDSFPHTKKILSKYNSQIFYVHKDFPLDGESDEGLLPLSFGRCLWEKDPEHFQVHMQLLYLNAKKIMRGDDLQIPEWLSFGECQPKGLPRKYISQVYRDRKEANEFGVSSVPTFWVNGRWIVGALNAESWERVLKDTANQ comes from the coding sequence ATGGCATTTTTTCTTTTACTCTTCGTTTTTGTTTCCTGTGGCGAAGTAGCCAAACAAGATTCTTTTTTACCTGAAAATCTTCCTTCCGAAGAAATAGTGAAACGTTATTTATCATCTGATTCCTATTTGGAAAAGCTGAATGTACATGCTAGATCATTAGGTAGAACACTTCCTGAATGGAAAGATTGGGAACGTTCCCAAGTCACGGACAAAGAAATTAGTAAGTACTGGCCCAAGGAAAGAAAATCTCTTCCTCAGGAGATTTCTGATACAGATTCCATCGACCATCTCAGGGAATCGATTCGTATTCGAATTGTCTGGAGTCGATTGTTTCACCAAGCAGGGATTCAGTGGAAAGAAAAAACATTCGAAACAAGTCGTGCTGATTTTTTGAAGCAATTGGATTTAAGTTTTGCACCTAAGTTTGGTTCTTCGAATGCAAAATGGGTCATAGTCGAATGGAGTGATTACTTGTGTAATTTTTGCCGAGATAGTTTCCCACATACAAAAAAAATTTTATCAAAATACAATTCTCAGATTTTTTATGTACATAAGGATTTTCCTTTGGATGGTGAATCGGACGAAGGGCTTCTTCCTTTATCTTTCGGTCGTTGTTTATGGGAAAAAGATCCAGAACATTTTCAGGTTCATATGCAGTTGTTATACTTAAATGCCAAAAAAATAATGAGGGGTGATGATTTACAAATTCCCGAATGGTTATCTTTCGGTGAGTGTCAACCGAAAGGGTTACCTAGGAAATATATTTCCCAAGTGTACAGAGATAGGAAAGAGGCTAATGAATTCGGTGTGAGTTCTGTTCCCACGTTTTGGGTCAATGGCCGTTGGATTGTGGGTGCATTAAATGCTGAATCTTGGGAACGGGTTTTGAAAGACACAGCCAACCAATAA
- a CDS encoding MORN repeat-containing protein, which yields MKLLFVLFSLHIILLLNTNCISNGWKCVNECPNQFGEYKSGVNDRYYGATKKSPHWSQQIFFTGNLFPIGKGKVVYGPEEPGYKRALIDTGDSYDGNFDWNSEGKYSNYSGEGIYTTANGTITKTIWENDDVKLGAPVEKQILNGMTLNGNFNSEGYLCIGNCLDGYGVKSYKKADLYLVGNFKAGKLEGTGSFFNGEIFLRGTFKKGKLDKGDIFCTRKNENYCSIILEYYQENTNTRYLGYLDISNLPKD from the coding sequence ATGAAATTACTCTTTGTTTTATTTTCATTGCACATAATTTTATTACTTAATACAAATTGTATTTCAAATGGTTGGAAATGTGTGAATGAATGTCCGAATCAATTTGGCGAATATAAATCTGGAGTAAATGATAGATACTACGGTGCTACAAAAAAAAGCCCTCACTGGAGTCAGCAGATTTTTTTTACCGGCAACTTGTTTCCCATAGGAAAAGGTAAGGTCGTCTATGGCCCAGAAGAACCTGGATACAAAAGGGCACTTATCGATACAGGCGATAGTTATGATGGCAATTTTGATTGGAATTCAGAGGGAAAGTATAGCAATTACTCAGGTGAAGGTATTTATACTACAGCAAACGGAACAATAACAAAAACTATTTGGGAAAACGATGATGTGAAACTAGGCGCTCCTGTTGAAAAACAAATTTTAAATGGTATGACCTTAAATGGTAACTTTAATTCAGAAGGCTATCTATGTATTGGAAATTGTTTAGACGGCTATGGAGTCAAATCTTATAAAAAAGCTGACCTTTACCTGGTTGGTAATTTTAAAGCAGGCAAACTGGAAGGAACAGGTAGTTTTTTCAATGGTGAAATTTTCCTAAGAGGTACATTCAAAAAAGGAAAACTTGATAAGGGTGATATTTTTTGCACAAGAAAGAATGAAAATTACTGTTCCATTATATTGGAATATTACCAAGAGAATACTAACACCAGATATTTAGGATATCTTGATATCTCCAATTTACCTAAAGATTAA
- a CDS encoding fibronectin type III domain-containing protein has protein sequence MKKILPLLFLSYFVNCSNLYFQDLFNKNKTTFPLPIFVSGTPKVTLPDGIPAVSLRIKEDSNVPRLLGKSQVPIGKIYDISLDFKKKGGNERLSYKSLFFAKPVQLEFPVDLDALESKGFTEEFYVWYKDFATNEWKVLQKGILDKNTSSVKVQTNHFTPFILSALPYLPGTEIAAASSCFATEASSWNLQGILDDSSVSQAKFGTIGEGYRYYQDRPYFVKEEEGAFRELGLEFALLIPTCQGGTGTCGNSLLHSESTSSEYLAFDAPKNIDVYVMYDTRGGLAPADTSQDADWLSGFSLLTGKYVYTTEPGLDPAQTVGASGYKIFKRTYPQGSRVSLGGNKKGTLAPGITSNYWVVVKPAGIEGGVQPASILCAAGPDPREPDLVTGNIYPGSDRILFWLFYPPTNAPKKIIIRRSEISPPMSPASGEEPNGTEITPYTYLDTGLVEGRTYYYSIFAVNDDGMYSGITIGMETTGLDTDGDGLTDYTEAYSGSYSFTPAIGSNPPLFYRATNPDCDGDGINDGTELAQGTYPCSNSDSTPPVVTVNHFSENASSGIIDLEINVVDEESYPMPTLCYVRQLLPGMTEEEFLRKPFGSTYDRQQPPVAGEASLNKWINECRYPLIFSNYLGKRGGGLPDRFVIWGRDSYGNVSEPIFREFKAKEANVENSFMVNPMYFDAYNPYLKGMDTVIFDQLTRPDISEYTSGITQIPFWDSYRRYYKNIGHVIPVKNMQGSYNYKTYNLSSFITLSNNVASYYEPTITIPGAEPFFLKKNEVSIDYQFSKTRPKAVHFPTQLGQDSGITALYSGSTNLQQSIFKIEGGYLSAISNSVSGIPSGFYPSMILPYDFGQGFGLINGNQFQEYALDSWTSTLYKSLGIGITDNNFSDVISIDKLNLYNPQNEAEIYAVLKSTSPTDLKILYRNSGDLNFTSIQLNGIPNGFKGFKTIFVSYMNFSGFPVYYLYLHGWKNPSINADTLIRYKVSISGGIPSIIFDREIDLYASQADQVYFDKSGRYLITFSRLRFIKVYLMTEQMPKLIHSVNSGSFPENPQLAFVPKEPINIDNIGGYSKIRLIQTAGYTDYQRYGFLPAGSELIFRNHVYDFKGNECESPTTPGVENVIATSTGNFGVPPIPLAVVNDNANIQNAKKIQAPASAATLVLESTYTQSSNSCRTGLVSNDTASIPVRTKVVQNTSSVYKDYSMNPANVPATYNSTPVPSGYDTAEFKKWEPLSKSSPQRQGIYIRKVIYVWWPYIAVIDEGNPCIVGDVTIPEGQLICNVYFGGYPLFVEDFVYPYDKYTFTGQYVYSGDKLITAP, from the coding sequence ATGAAAAAAATATTACCTCTACTTTTTCTTTCATATTTTGTTAATTGTTCGAATCTATATTTTCAAGATCTTTTTAATAAAAACAAAACAACCTTTCCGCTGCCGATTTTTGTTAGTGGAACGCCGAAGGTAACACTTCCTGATGGTATTCCTGCTGTTTCGCTTCGGATCAAAGAAGATTCGAATGTCCCACGATTACTCGGAAAATCCCAAGTGCCAATAGGGAAAATTTATGATATATCTTTAGATTTTAAAAAGAAAGGTGGAAACGAACGCCTTTCCTATAAAAGTCTTTTCTTTGCAAAGCCCGTACAATTGGAATTTCCGGTTGATTTAGATGCGTTAGAATCCAAAGGATTCACAGAAGAATTTTACGTTTGGTATAAAGACTTTGCTACAAATGAGTGGAAAGTTTTACAAAAAGGAATTTTAGACAAAAATACATCCTCCGTAAAAGTGCAAACCAATCACTTTACTCCCTTTATTTTAAGCGCACTTCCTTACCTTCCTGGAACAGAAATAGCGGCAGCTTCTTCTTGTTTTGCGACAGAAGCTTCCTCATGGAATTTACAAGGGATCTTAGATGATTCTTCAGTAAGTCAGGCCAAATTCGGAACCATCGGCGAAGGGTACAGATACTACCAAGACCGTCCTTACTTTGTAAAAGAAGAAGAAGGAGCATTCCGTGAACTTGGTTTGGAATTTGCTCTTTTGATTCCTACTTGCCAAGGTGGGACAGGAACCTGCGGAAATTCCCTTCTCCATTCGGAATCTACATCTTCAGAATACTTAGCCTTTGATGCACCGAAAAATATAGATGTCTATGTCATGTATGATACAAGAGGAGGACTTGCTCCTGCCGATACTTCGCAAGATGCAGACTGGTTATCTGGATTTTCCTTGTTAACCGGCAAATACGTTTATACAACCGAACCAGGGTTAGATCCTGCTCAAACAGTAGGAGCTTCTGGATATAAGATTTTCAAAAGGACATATCCTCAAGGATCACGAGTCAGTTTGGGAGGAAATAAAAAAGGAACATTGGCTCCAGGGATTACTTCCAACTATTGGGTGGTGGTAAAACCTGCAGGTATCGAAGGTGGAGTCCAACCGGCTTCCATCTTATGTGCCGCAGGCCCCGACCCAAGGGAACCAGACTTAGTCACAGGAAATATATACCCTGGTTCAGATAGAATCCTTTTTTGGCTTTTTTATCCACCAACAAATGCACCAAAAAAGATTATCATCAGAAGGAGTGAAATTTCTCCTCCTATGAGCCCAGCATCGGGTGAAGAACCTAACGGTACAGAAATCACACCTTATACTTATTTGGATACAGGCCTAGTGGAGGGCCGTACATACTATTATTCTATTTTCGCAGTAAACGATGATGGTATGTATAGTGGAATCACAATTGGAATGGAAACTACAGGACTCGATACAGACGGAGATGGTCTTACTGATTATACAGAGGCTTACTCTGGGTCTTATTCATTCACTCCTGCAATTGGTTCAAATCCTCCATTATTTTACAGAGCTACGAATCCAGATTGTGATGGAGATGGAATCAACGATGGAACGGAACTCGCTCAAGGTACCTATCCATGTTCGAATAGTGATTCTACCCCTCCAGTCGTTACTGTTAATCATTTTTCCGAAAATGCGAGCTCGGGGATCATTGATTTGGAAATCAATGTAGTTGATGAAGAAAGTTATCCGATGCCAACATTATGTTATGTGCGTCAACTTTTGCCAGGAATGACTGAAGAAGAATTTTTACGAAAACCATTTGGTTCAACCTACGATCGTCAACAACCACCAGTTGCAGGTGAAGCGTCCTTAAATAAATGGATAAATGAATGTCGATATCCGTTAATTTTTAGCAACTATTTAGGAAAACGAGGCGGAGGTTTACCTGACAGATTTGTGATCTGGGGAAGGGACAGTTACGGAAATGTATCCGAGCCAATCTTCAGAGAGTTTAAAGCAAAGGAAGCAAACGTAGAAAATTCCTTTATGGTAAATCCAATGTATTTTGACGCCTATAATCCATATCTAAAAGGAATGGATACCGTAATCTTTGATCAACTCACGAGACCGGATATTTCAGAATATACCTCTGGGATTACACAAATACCTTTTTGGGATTCATATCGTAGATATTATAAAAATATTGGCCATGTGATTCCAGTTAAAAATATGCAAGGTTCCTATAACTATAAAACCTATAACCTTTCTAGCTTTATCACTTTATCGAATAACGTAGCCAGTTATTATGAACCAACCATTACAATACCAGGTGCAGAACCTTTCTTTTTGAAAAAGAATGAAGTATCCATCGATTATCAATTTTCAAAGACTCGCCCAAAAGCAGTGCACTTCCCAACTCAATTAGGACAAGATTCGGGAATTACAGCTTTATATTCCGGTTCAACAAACCTTCAACAAAGTATATTTAAAATTGAAGGAGGGTATCTTTCTGCAATTTCAAATTCTGTTTCAGGAATTCCTTCTGGATTTTACCCAAGTATGATATTGCCTTATGATTTTGGACAAGGATTTGGACTAATTAATGGAAATCAATTTCAAGAATATGCCCTAGATTCATGGACTTCAACATTGTATAAATCTCTTGGAATCGGAATTACCGATAATAATTTTTCAGATGTCATTTCAATTGATAAATTAAATCTCTACAATCCCCAAAATGAAGCAGAAATCTATGCTGTCTTAAAATCCACCTCACCCACGGACCTAAAAATTCTATATCGAAATTCTGGTGATCTAAATTTTACGTCAATACAGTTAAATGGAATACCTAACGGTTTTAAAGGATTTAAAACAATCTTTGTATCTTATATGAATTTTTCAGGTTTCCCTGTATATTATTTATATCTGCATGGTTGGAAAAATCCAAGTATCAATGCAGATACATTGATAAGATATAAAGTTTCAATCTCCGGAGGGATACCCAGTATTATTTTCGATAGAGAAATCGATTTATATGCCAGTCAAGCAGATCAAGTCTATTTCGATAAATCGGGAAGATACCTAATCACTTTTTCGAGACTAAGATTTATTAAAGTTTATCTGATGACCGAACAAATGCCCAAATTGATACATTCTGTGAATTCTGGATCTTTCCCAGAAAATCCGCAGTTAGCCTTTGTTCCCAAAGAACCGATCAATATCGACAATATCGGAGGATATTCGAAGATCCGATTGATCCAAACTGCTGGGTATACGGATTACCAAAGGTATGGATTTCTTCCAGCTGGTTCCGAATTGATCTTCAGAAATCATGTGTATGATTTCAAAGGAAACGAATGCGAATCACCAACAACACCAGGTGTAGAGAATGTAATCGCTACTTCCACCGGTAATTTCGGAGTTCCTCCGATTCCTCTTGCGGTGGTAAACGATAATGCAAATATTCAAAATGCAAAAAAAATACAAGCACCTGCCTCTGCGGCAACCCTTGTTTTGGAATCAACATACACACAATCTTCTAATTCTTGCAGGACAGGATTAGTTTCAAATGATACGGCATCCATACCAGTTAGAACAAAGGTAGTCCAAAACACCTCAAGTGTTTATAAAGACTATAGCATGAACCCAGCCAATGTTCCTGCAACATATAACTCGACTCCGGTTCCCTCTGGCTATGATACTGCTGAATTCAAAAAATGGGAACCTCTCTCGAAATCAAGCCCGCAACGACAAGGAATTTACATTCGCAAAGTAATCTATGTTTGGTGGCCTTACATTGCAGTCATCGACGAAGGAAATCCATGTATCGTTGGAGACGTCACGATTCCGGAAGGACAGTTAATTTGCAATGTTTACTTCGGTGGATATCCACTCTTCGTTGAAGATTTTGTATATCCCTACGACAAGTACACCTTCACAGGACAATATGTGTATTCAGGTGATAAGTTGATTACTGCTCCTTAG
- a CDS encoding DUF2461 domain-containing protein, with translation MKISKNVLSFLSELKIYNNRDWFLENKKRFNEIQSELIILTGYFLSEIEKFDKTVKGVDPKSCIFRIYKDVRFSKDKSPYKTHFGIFIRGGGKKIDGTGYYLHLEPDGSLVGGGCYQPDPKSLFKIRERIISDMNVFRKIINDRKFVQDFGTEFYAEKLKTAPKGFAKDNPMIELLKYKGFAVAKKIKNTELTSNDFVSETLKSFRNLYPLNQFLEEAMMDKHKRK, from the coding sequence ATGAAAATTAGTAAAAATGTTCTCAGTTTTTTGTCTGAATTAAAAATTTATAACAACAGAGATTGGTTTCTCGAAAACAAAAAAAGATTTAACGAAATTCAAAGTGAACTCATAATTTTGACAGGATATTTTTTATCTGAAATTGAAAAGTTTGATAAAACTGTAAAAGGGGTCGATCCTAAGTCTTGTATATTCAGGATCTATAAGGATGTTCGTTTCTCAAAAGATAAGAGCCCATATAAAACTCATTTTGGGATTTTTATCAGAGGAGGCGGTAAAAAAATAGATGGAACTGGTTATTATTTACACTTGGAGCCGGACGGATCATTAGTTGGTGGTGGCTGTTACCAACCGGATCCAAAATCATTATTTAAAATTAGAGAAAGAATCATTTCTGATATGAATGTTTTTCGGAAAATTATAAATGATCGAAAGTTTGTACAAGATTTTGGAACAGAGTTTTATGCAGAAAAATTAAAAACAGCTCCGAAAGGCTTTGCAAAAGACAATCCAATGATTGAACTTTTAAAATACAAAGGTTTCGCTGTAGCAAAAAAAATTAAAAATACTGAATTAACTTCCAATGACTTCGTAAGTGAGACATTAAAGTCGTTTCGGAACTTATACCCTCTGAATCAATTTTTGGAAGAGGCAATGATGGATAAACATAAAAGAAAATAG